In Antechinus flavipes isolate AdamAnt ecotype Samford, QLD, Australia chromosome 3, AdamAnt_v2, whole genome shotgun sequence, a genomic segment contains:
- the LOC127554871 gene encoding olfactory receptor 151-like has translation MMTVGNHSMLTEFILMGLTDEPELQLPLFLLFFGVYIVSMVGNLGLVLLIKISSQLHTPMYYFLSNLSFIDLCYSSVIIPKMMVNFVSEENIISFPGCLTQFFFFGYFAVSECYMLAAMAYDRYVAICHPLLYHITMSQRVCFLLVAGVHIIGACGALIHTSLLADLTFCGDKVINHYFCDILPLLKLSCSNTYINEFLLEFNSGINVFLTTLSIFISYAFILSNILQVHSADGRAKAFKTCGSHIAVVAVFYGSIIFMYFKPSSSDNNTQEKVASVFYTIVNPMLNPMIYSFRNKDVKDSLRKVMKNNKFK, from the coding sequence atgatgACTGTAGGAAATCATTCTATGCTTACTGAGTTTATCCTTATGGGATTAACAGATGAACCGGAGCTCCagctccccctcttcctcttgtTTTTTGGAGTCTATATTGTATCCATGGTGGGAAACCTGGGCTTAGTTTTGTTAATCAAGATCAGTTCTCAGCTTCACACACCTATGTACTATTTTCTAAGTAACCTGTCCTTCATAGATCTTTGCTATTCCTCGGTTATCATTCCCAAAATGATGGTGAACTTTGTATCAGAAGAAAACATTATCTCTTTTCCAGGCTGtttaactcaattttttttctttggttacTTTGCTGTTTCTGAGTGCTACATGTTGGCAGCCATGGCTTATGATCGTTATGTTGCCATCTGTCACCCTTTGCTTTACCACATCACTATGTCCCAGAGGGTTTGCTTCCTACTAGTAGCTGGAGTGCACATCATTGGGGCATGTGGGGCCCTTATCCACACAAGCTTGTTGGCTGACCTAACTTTCTGTGGAGATAAAGTCATTAATCATTACTTTTGTGATATCCTTCCCCTCTTGAAGCTCTCCTGCTCAAACACCTACATCAATGAATTTCTGTTAGAGTTTAATTCTGGAATCAATGTGTTTCTGACAACCCTGTCTATTTTTATCTCTTATGCTTTCATCCTTTCAAACATCCTCCAGGTCCATTCTGCTGATGGTAGGGCTAAAGCCTTTAAGACCTGTGGTTCCCATATTGCAGTTGTTGCTGTATTTTATGGTTCCATAATCTTCATGTATTTTAAGCCATCATCCAGTGACAACAATACACAGGAGAAGGTAGCATCAGTGTTTTATACCATAGTGAACCCCATGCTGAATCCCATGATTTACAGTTTCAGGAATAAGGATGTAAAGGATTCTTTGAGGAAAGTCATGAAGaacaataaattcaaataa